Proteins co-encoded in one Quadrisphaera sp. RL12-1S genomic window:
- a CDS encoding ATP-binding cassette domain-containing protein, translating into MAEHLLEVRGIKKSFPGVRALDGVSFTLQRGEVRTLAGENGAGKSTLLAILGGALRPDEGTVTVDGVTRTEFTSRQALAEGVRIAHQEPAVVPQLTVVQNLLLGRTRAERASAQADVDQALQDVHRMGFPLQARTVVGRLSPAQRHALTIARAFA; encoded by the coding sequence ATGGCCGAGCACCTGCTCGAGGTCCGCGGCATCAAGAAGTCGTTCCCCGGTGTGCGTGCGCTCGACGGCGTGAGCTTCACCCTCCAGCGCGGTGAGGTGCGCACGCTCGCCGGCGAGAACGGCGCGGGCAAGAGCACGCTGCTCGCCATCCTCGGCGGGGCCCTGCGCCCCGACGAGGGGACCGTCACCGTCGACGGGGTCACCCGCACCGAGTTCACCTCGCGGCAGGCCCTTGCCGAGGGGGTGCGGATCGCCCACCAGGAGCCGGCCGTCGTGCCCCAGCTCACCGTGGTGCAGAACCTCCTGCTCGGGCGGACGCGCGCGGAGCGCGCGTCCGCCCAGGCGGACGTCGACCAGGCGCTGCAGGACGTCCACCGCATGGGCTTCCCGCTCCAGGCGCGGACGGTGGTGGGCCGGCTCAGCCCGGCGCAGCGGCACGCCCTGACGATCGCCCGCGCCTTCGC
- a CDS encoding sugar ABC transporter substrate-binding protein — translation MTRSRSVAAALAGAATIALLTACSATPDGGTASAAGSSGGADIASLVDTSAQTDVKDVSSSLGQPTAPKDAKLCYVTRTLSNEFWGYERDGFEKRAKELGVKYQTFDVTDESSITEQLDKAKSAMNQGCTALLASPISATGLDSVFQSALAAGVPAIVLNDAKSSVPGVVYVGPDAKAIGETAADYIAQKLPGGGKVAMIEGDPGSSNALNRGEGFKTGLAKHSALQLVASQTASWDQTKAQDIATAMLTANPDIKAFYSQNDGMALGVEAAIAAKGLTGKVLLVGTDGIPQGKKEIAAGNMTATVSEQPTTEGSTGVDAALWLLAGKKVPGWVDVPGFIIDSSNVAQYPTGMP, via the coding sequence ATGACCCGCTCCCGCTCCGTCGCCGCCGCGCTGGCCGGCGCCGCCACCATCGCGCTCCTGACGGCGTGCTCGGCCACGCCCGACGGCGGCACCGCCTCCGCGGCCGGCAGCTCCGGAGGCGCCGACATCGCCTCCCTCGTCGACACCTCGGCGCAGACCGACGTCAAGGACGTGTCGAGCAGCCTCGGCCAGCCGACCGCACCGAAGGACGCCAAGCTCTGCTACGTCACCCGCACCCTGTCCAACGAGTTCTGGGGCTACGAGCGGGACGGGTTCGAGAAGCGCGCCAAGGAGCTGGGCGTCAAGTACCAGACCTTCGACGTGACCGACGAGTCCTCCATCACCGAGCAGCTCGACAAGGCCAAGAGCGCCATGAACCAGGGCTGCACGGCCCTGCTCGCCTCCCCCATCTCGGCCACCGGGCTCGACTCGGTCTTCCAGTCCGCGCTCGCTGCCGGCGTCCCGGCCATCGTGCTCAACGACGCGAAGAGCTCCGTGCCCGGCGTGGTGTACGTCGGACCTGACGCCAAGGCCATCGGCGAGACCGCCGCGGACTACATCGCCCAGAAGCTGCCCGGCGGCGGCAAGGTCGCCATGATCGAGGGCGACCCCGGCTCCTCGAACGCCCTCAACCGCGGCGAGGGCTTCAAGACCGGTCTGGCCAAGCACTCCGCCCTGCAGCTGGTCGCCTCCCAGACCGCGTCGTGGGACCAGACCAAGGCCCAGGACATCGCCACCGCGATGCTCACGGCCAACCCGGACATCAAGGCGTTCTACTCCCAGAACGACGGCATGGCGCTGGGCGTCGAGGCGGCCATCGCCGCCAAGGGCCTCACCGGCAAGGTGCTCCTGGTCGGCACGGACGGCATCCCCCAGGGCAAGAAGGAGATCGCCGCCGGGAACATGACGGCCACGGTGAGCGAGCAGCCCACCACCGAGGGGTCCACCGGGGTGGACGCCGCGCTGTGGCTGCTGGCGGGCAAGAAGGTCCCGGGCTGGGTGGACGTGCCGGGCTTCATCATCGACAGCAGCAACGTCGCCCAGTACCCCACCGGCATGCCGTGA